From the genome of Deltaproteobacteria bacterium:
CGGCGCCGCGCGAGACCTGGGGCAGCGGCGATGCGGTGCGCTGGGTGAGCGCAGGCCGTCCCGGCGCAGCCGAGTGCCAGCCATAGGTCTGCCAGAAGAGGAAATGCGTGTGCGCGTGGCCCCCGTAGTAGTAGCCATGACTCTGCGCCTGTTGCGCGGGCGGCATCAGGTCGCTGAGCGGCATCACCTTGACGTCGATCGAGGCGTCGCGGAACGCGACGAAGTCGGCATTGAGATCGTCGAGCTCGCGCATGTCCGACTGATCCGGGGCGATGTAGAGCAGGCGGCGGATGCCCAGTGACTGGAGGTTCGTCGGCGTGGGGAGCCGCGCGACATAGCGGTTGTCGAATTGCGTCTCCTCGTCGGTGTAGCGGGCAAGCCGGTTGCGATCGAGGACGAAGACCGGCGGTGCGCGGCCCGTCCGGGATCCCCGCAGTCGCATGAACAATGGCCGGTAGTACAGGACCGCCCCGAGCGTGAGGTGCGAAGGAACCACTCCCAGGGGATGGGGCCAGTTGTCGAGCACGAACACCGGATCGAAGCCCGGCGCCATGCCGGCCGCGACTGCCACGGAAGTCGGCCCCTGGACGTCGAGGATGACGGCGACGTCCTGCGGCGTCTGCTCGCCCGCAAAGAGCGAGCGGATGGCTGCCCCGCGGAGCACGTCTCGATTCTCGGGTGCGGGGGACAGAGGGGTGAGGGAGGCGCGCAAGCTCGCGCTTCCGGGATCTGCCGGTGATTGAAACAGGGTCGGCACGTAGAAGGGCGCGAGCGTCGCCTGCGCGGGAGCGAGCTCCAGCGCCAATCTGCCGAGCGCATCGCGCCACCCGGCGCCGCCGTCGATGTCCACCGCGCTCGCGTTGGGGAAGCGCAGCGCCGCGCCGGCATGTCCGACATTCCAGCCCTCGCGCCGTTGGAGCTCGAGGGCGTCCATGGTGATGTCCACCTCGTCGCTCTGGCTGAGAAGCCACGCCAAAAGCCCGCCGCCTGCCGCCGGCCCGAGCGTCAGTGCGAGGGCGAGCAGCGCGTTGCGGCGACTGATGCGATCGGGCGCCGAGCGCTGCAGCGACTCCTGCCACCAGCGCGCGCCGACGAGATCGTCGCGGTCGGCGTACATCTGCCGGAAGAACGGTCGCGGCGGGAGGATCTCGGTCATGACGCGATCAACACCGGAGCAGAGAGGGCTGCGCGGTCGGTTCCGTGCGGCGCCAGGCGCGCGTAGAGGCCTGCGGCCTGGCCTCCGACGAGAAAGACGCCGTGGTTCACGGCGCTGATGCCGTCCTCCTGCGGCCGCGGGCAGAAGCGCCGCTGCGCAATCCAGCGGCCTGGCACGGCCATCTCGAGCGAGTCCTTCCAGACGCCGGTCGGCACATTGGCGCCGATGACGACCTCATCACCTTCGCAGCCATAATCCGACTTGATCACCCACTCCTGCTGCTCGGCGATCAGCTGTGCGCGCGGCAGGGTCTCGAGGCGCAGGGTCTGCGGAAGGTAGCGGCGGATCGCGTCGCGGCTCTGCGTGGAGAAGAGCTCGATCTTCTCCCACATCAGCGCCATCGCGCGTTTGTTTTGCGCGACGACTGCGCCGAAAGGATTGATCACCGCGCAGGTGCCGGCGACCGCCGCCCCGAGAATGATCGCGAGCTGTTCGGTGAGGGGCTCTGGATCGGGGACCGGCGGCTCGTCGGCCCAGGCCGGGATCCTTTCGCTCCACCAGTCGGTCTTGTAATGGCGAATGAAGACGTCGCAGGCGGTGTCGAAGAGCCCAGCGCGGTGCCCTCCAAACCGCCGCAGGTTGAAAGGCGACCCGAGCGTGACCTGCCATCCGCGCTCCTCGAACCAGCGGCGGTACAGCAGCACCATCGACAGGTCCTCGGGCATCTCGGTCGGGTAGACGAGGCCGACGGACAGCGGCCGCCTGGTGCCGGCGGAGGCCGCGACCATGGCGCAGAAGCGATCCCCGATGGCCCGGTTGGGATCGGAGAGGTGCGCATGCGCCTCCGCCACCGTTGCATTCAGCAGAACCGCCTCTGCCTCGCCCGTCGGCGTGTCGCAGTTCAGCTCGCAGACCATCGGGCCGCAGTCGGTGAAAAAGACATCGGCTCGGGCGATGCCGTGCCAAAGCGGTGCCGAAGCGCACCAGAGCGCCTGCTGCACGGGCGTCAGGCCGAGGAACGTCGACACGAGGCCGGGGTCGCCCGCGCAAAGAAGGCACAGCTCGTTCCAGGCGGCGGCCATCTCCTCTGCTGCCCGGTAAAGCGCCGCCTGTTCCGATGCGCGCAGCACGATCGGCATTTGCCGGAATCGAGGCTCGCCCTCGAACCAGGGATCGGAGATGACGCCGCCCGCGGTCAGACGCTCAGCGAAGGCGGAATAGTCCGTCATGCGATCCCGGTGAGGAGAAAGGCGGCTGCGAGATACGAGACCGCCTCCACCGCGCTTGCTCCGACGTTGCGTTCCTGCGCAACCAGCCGATCGAGGCCGCCGCCGCGAAGCGCGAACGGCTGTCTCAGCAGCAGCATCTGCACCAGGAGCTGGCGCACCGGGTAGAGCACGAGCACCGAGAGCAGCGCGAGAGCATAGGCTCGCAACGACTGGCCCCAGGCGACAAAATCGCCTTCCGCGGCGTGGCCGACGATGACGGCGATGGCGAGCGTCGCCCCGGCGTAACTGAGTGCCGCGGCCACGTTCTGGCCCATGATTTCCTGATCGTCGGAATACGAGGTGAGCGAGCGAAAGAGCATGAGAAACAGGTGCAGAGTGGCCTGTGCGATGGCGAAGAACACCACGGAGATGCCGAGCGTTCCGACGTCGTCTCCGTATAGGCAGCGCCCGACGATGAGTCCGGTCGCCGCATAATGGGCGGCCGCAGCGACGCCTGCCGCCTCGTTGCCGCGCGCGATCTCGCCCGGCAGCCGGGAGCGCAAAAGCACGCGGATGCCCAACGATCCGACGAGAGCGAGCAGCAGCACGGCGCAGCCGCCGAAGACCGTCGTCCAGAGCAGGTCGGCGCGCCAGTCGTCGCCGTGAACGCAGCCCTGGATGGCCGAGCTGACGATGAATGCCACCCCACAGATGAAACCGGCACGGACGACGCCACGCGCGGCGTTGCGGTGGATCACGTGCGACCGTGTATCACGACCGGATCGGGCGCCGGCGTCGGGGAGGACCGCTCCCTCGCGGAAGACGCGCGCCAACTCATTGACCAGGGTGCGCTGCAGCGACGTTCAAAACAGTAGCGGAATTCGGCCTCGCACTGGCTGATAGTCGGCGGTCGCGGTTTCGCTGCGCCTCTCGGCGCCAGCGTTCCGTGGCGACCTCTGTCCGCCCCTCTGCGCCGGGGCACTCATGTCCGCGCTTGCTATCCGAGTTGAGGAAGCTCGAGGTCCGTGCTTCGGTCGCGACTCGGCGTGCGCTTGATGACCGGAGTCTTCTTCGCCTTCATCGCGTCCGCACGCTTCACCGCGAGCGGGGCAGCGGGGTGGGACCGCGCGGTTGCTGCGTTCAGCCGCTCATGGCTATGCTCGGGCCCCGCGGCGATTGCCGACGGTCCCTGCAAAGACAATGCAGCCGCGACGACGGCCCCGATTTTCCAAGCTCTCATTGGATTCCCCCACTGCTAAACCGGCACAGGAGCACCGGAGTGTCTTTATGCGGTAACATTGGAATCCAAGGCGCAGCAACGGAGCCAAAGGGAGGCTTCGTCACACCCCGCCGCATATAGGGATTACAGGGGCCCTGAGCGTCTCGCTGTCGCGTGCCTCAAGAGCTATCGCGAACAGCTACCTTGCAAGGGCTGATCCCGCTTTTTTTACGAAGGAGACGTCTTCTCGCGGTCGATGGCGGGCGCCGGTTTGCGCTCGGCGGGTGATCCGGCGCTGTCGGACAACTGCGGTGCGACGTCCTTCGGCTCTGCATGCACCGCCGCGCCCACGTCAGCTTCGTCGTGAAGCGAGTTCAGGCCTTTCTTGAAACTCTTCAGCGCCTGGCCAAGGCTAGCGCCGAGCTGTGGCAGCTTGGAGGGGCCAAAGAAGAGCAAGGCCAGCGCGAGCACGACGAGAATCTCTCCGACACCTAGCCTCATTCCGTCCTCCGACGCCTCGCGGCGAGCCGCGCCTCCCGCGGCCCGCAGGAGTGTATCTCCGGAAGGCTCGGCCGGCACCGCCATCGAGATTGAGCGAGCGGTCGCTCTCAGGGCGAGGACCCTTACGAGGCGGAAGGGCCAACCCGAAAGACCTCAGAGACCTGGCGCTGGCGTTCGTCCTCCGTGATCGCGCTGAAGGTGGAGCGATCCGCGGTAGACGACGGTGCCGCCGCCGACCGGTCAGGACCACTCTGAACTGTGGCGGACCCTGATGCATCCGTTCGCGTCGGCGCATTTCGCGCGAACCAAAATGCGCTCCGGAGGGAGCAACCGTCTGCGAAATTGTCGTCGGTGCTCGGCCCGCGCAAAGCTCGCACCGGCGGCCAAGATCACAGGAAAGGCTTCAGCGCAGCGAGCTGGTGCGCTTCAAGTCAATCGCCGCCTGTCCTCCGGGCGTGAGTGGGCCGTGGCGAACGACGACTACCTCTGGGTTCCCGCCGATACCGACTTCGTCGCTGACGGGTCGCGCGACATCCTTCACCAGCGCCTGGAAATTCTTGCCTTCGATGCCGGTCTGGAAGTGCGCAAACCAGTTCGCCGCATCGGCGGCTGAATCCGCCATGCAGTGATGATAGAGGGTGTCGCCGTAACGCCGGACTCCGAATTCGCGCATGCTTCTCTCCTCATTCGGGCGCGAGCAAAGATAGGCATCGAGCAGGCTTGCGGCTCGCCCCGCAAAATAGTTCGCCGATGCGTCAGCGCGCGGCTCGGATGGAAGCGGCTCTCCACCAGCCTTCACTGTTGCAATGCTCGCATTGACCCCAGACGCGGTCGATATCCATCCGCTTTCCGTCGCGCTCTTCGATGTGGCTCAAGTGGCGGCTGGTCTCGGTCACTTTTCCGTAGCACCGCGCGCAGCTTGCGATGCCGCGCTCGTCGACGTGACAGTGCGTCGGGTCCACAAAAGCCAGTATATCACCGCAGCTGAACTTCCCGGTCGGCCGGGCGCCTCGTCATGGGCGGCGCACTTACATGGTTGCGACGGCTGGGCTCCGTGGCGATTCGAGCTGGTCGTTGCACCAAGGATCCGGTCGCGCTCGACGAAGGCACGCGGTCTTGTCGTCGCCGTCGAGGCTCAGATCTCGCGCCGATCGCCCGCGCGCACAATCGCTCGCGGACCGGCACTCTCCGTGATCCGCGAGCGGAAGGGCGAGCCCCTCCCGCTCGCGACGCCTGGAACCGGATTGTCAGATGAGTCGGGGAGACACCCGTCTAGCGGGCGCCCAACAACCCGGGCCACACCCGCCGGGTGCACTCGTCGCTGTTGGCGATCACGGTCCCGTCGGCGCCGACGGTCGCCGCGGTGCTCTTGGTGTCGAACGTGCCGCACGAGAGCCCCGAGGGCGCGACGACCTCGACCGAGGGTCCGCCCGAAGCACCCCGCGGGACGATGCGCGAGGTGAACGCATACGCCTTCCTGCCGCGGACGACGCGGAAATCATGATCCGGACGCG
Proteins encoded in this window:
- a CDS encoding glutathionylspermidine synthase family protein, whose protein sequence is MTDYSAFAERLTAGGVISDPWFEGEPRFRQMPIVLRASEQAALYRAAEEMAAAWNELCLLCAGDPGLVSTFLGLTPVQQALWCASAPLWHGIARADVFFTDCGPMVCELNCDTPTGEAEAVLLNATVAEAHAHLSDPNRAIGDRFCAMVAASAGTRRPLSVGLVYPTEMPEDLSMVLLYRRWFEERGWQVTLGSPFNLRRFGGHRAGLFDTACDVFIRHYKTDWWSERIPAWADEPPVPDPEPLTEQLAIILGAAVAGTCAVINPFGAVVAQNKRAMALMWEKIELFSTQSRDAIRRYLPQTLRLETLPRAQLIAEQQEWVIKSDYGCEGDEVVIGANVPTGVWKDSLEMAVPGRWIAQRRFCPRPQEDGISAVNHGVFLVGGQAAGLYARLAPHGTDRAALSAPVLIAS
- a CDS encoding DUF350 domain-containing protein; translation: MIHRNAARGVVRAGFICGVAFIVSSAIQGCVHGDDWRADLLWTTVFGGCAVLLLALVGSLGIRVLLRSRLPGEIARGNEAAGVAAAAHYAATGLIVGRCLYGDDVGTLGISVVFFAIAQATLHLFLMLFRSLTSYSDDQEIMGQNVAAALSYAGATLAIAVIVGHAAEGDFVAWGQSLRAYALALLSVLVLYPVRQLLVQMLLLRQPFALRGGGLDRLVAQERNVGASAVEAVSYLAAAFLLTGIA
- the tatA gene encoding twin-arginine translocase TatA/TatE family subunit gives rise to the protein MRLGVGEILVVLALALLFFGPSKLPQLGASLGQALKSFKKGLNSLHDEADVGAAVHAEPKDVAPQLSDSAGSPAERKPAPAIDREKTSPS